In the genome of bacterium, the window CCGAACTTCCGGGGATCCACGGGCTTCGGCCGCGCATTCCGGCAGGCCAACAAACGGGACCTTGGCGGCGGCGACCTGCGCGACGTCGTGGCGGCAGCCGAATGGCTCACCGGCTCGGGCTATGTGGACCCGGAGCGCATCGCGGTGATGGGAGCATCGTACGGCGGCTATCTCACCCTCATGGCGCTCGCGAAGTTTCCGGCGCTCTGGGCGGCCGGCGTCGCAATCGTCCCGTTTGCAAACTGGTTTACCGAGTACGAACACGAAGACCCCGTGCTCCAGGCCTACGACCGCTCGATGATGGGCGATCCCGTGGAGAATGGCGATCTTTGGCGCGACCGGTCCCCGATCTTCTTTGTGGACCGGATCCGCGCCCCGCTCCTCCTCCTCGCCGGGGCGAACGACATCCGGTGCCCGGCGGAGGAGACCCAGCAGATCGTCGAGGCGGTCCGGGTGGCCGGGGGCGCCGCTGAGGCGAAGATCTACGAGCACGAGGGTCACGGGTTTGCGCGCCGGGAGAACGAGATCGACGCCTTCCGGCGGGTTGCGGCGTTTCTTGACACGCACATGCAGTCGCGACGCCCGCGCGGGTAGGCCACCTCCCGCGACAGCGCACGCCGGAGATACCGTCTATGAGGCGCTTCCTTGCGATCTTCGTGATCCTGCTGATCCTGGTCGTGCTGGCCGGGGTCGGGACCGGCGCCGTGGTGGTGTGGCGCACCTTTCCCAGGATCAACGGGCACTTGGCGGTTCCGGGCCTCGATGCTCCTGTTGGGATCATCCGCGATCGGTGGGGCATTCCGCATCTCTACGCCCAGAACGTCCACGATCTCTTTTTCGCCCAAGGATACGTCCACGCCCAGGATCGCCTCTGGCAGATGGATTTCAACCGGCGCGTCCCGAGCGGGCGCCTGTCCGAACTCTTCGGCGAGGTCACGCTGCCCTCGGATCGTTTCTTACGCACGATCGGGATGCGGCGCGCAGCCGAAGAGGAACGAGCACGCCTGGATCCGGCATCGGCCGCCGTACTCGCCGCCTACGCCGCGGGCGTCAACGCGTGGATTTCGCAACATCGCTCGGGGCTCCCGATCGAGTTTGCGTTGCTGCGGTACCGGCCCGACCTCTGGACGCCCACGGACACCCTGGCCTTCGGGAAACTCTTGGCGTGGACGCTCGGCGGTAACTGGCGGTACCAGTTGCTGCGGGCGCAACTGATCGCCCGGTTCGGTGTTGAGGGGATGCGCTTTCTCATCCCGCCCTACTCCCCGGATGCCCCGGTGATCATTCCCCGAGGATCGCGATACGGCTCATGGCGCACGACCGCGCTCCTCCAGCTCCTGGATGCGGGCGGACTTCCCTCGGGGATTGGCAGCAACAACTGGGTCTTGGGAGCCTCCCGGACGGCGACCGGCCACCCGTTGCTCGCCAACGACCCCCATCTCGAAGCACAGATGCCGGCGATCTGGTACGAGATGCACCTCGTCGGCGGTCCCTATAACGTGACGGGCGCGACGTTGCCGGGGGTCCCCGGGGTGGTCATCGGCCACAACGCGGACATCGCGTGGGGGGTGACAAACGCCTTTCCGGACGTGCAGGATCTGTATATCGAGCAGTTCCATCCCACCGATCCGGCCCGCTACCTCTACCGCGGCCGGTGGGAACCCGCCAGGGTGATCCGTGAGGCGATCGGCGTGAGGGGGCGGCGTGATCCTGTCGTCGAGACCGTGCGGATCACGCGGCACGGCCCGATCATCAACGACGTCGTGGGGGGCCTCGGCGCGTTCCTCGCGCTCCGGTGGACCGCGCTCGAACCCGGGACCGTCACCGCGTCCCTCCTGGGGCTCGACCGCGCGCGGACTTGGGACGAGTTCAGAGCCGCGCTGCGCTTGTGGACGGTCCCGGCCCAGAACTTCGTGTACGCGGACCGCAAGGACAACATCGGCTATCAACTCCCCGGGCGGATCCCGATCCGCGCGAAGGGCGACGCGCTGGTACCCGTCCCCGGATGGACGGGCGACTACGAGTGGGTGGGCGAGATCCCGTTCGACCGCCTCCCGTCGGTGCCGCGTCCACCCCGCGGATACATCGTCACCGCCAATAACCGGATCGTGTCGGACTCCTATCCGTTCTTCCTGACACAGGAGTGGGGCCCGGGGTTTCGCGCCGCCCGCATCGAGTCGCTGCTGGCCCCACTCCGGCGGGCCACGATCGCCGACATGCAGGCCATCCAACTGGACGCAATGTCGCTTCCGGGGCGGGAGATCGTGCGTGCGCTGGCCGGCCTCCGCACCACCCAGGAACCTGCCGCCGGAATGCTCGCAGAGCTCCTGTCCTGGGACGGCGTCCTACGCTCGGACAGCCGGCCGGCCGCCATCTACGAGGCGTTCCGCATCGCGCTCGTCCCTCGGGTGTTCAAGGACATCCTTGGAGACGACCTGTACAAGCAGTACATCGAGCGGCCGGAAGCGTGGCAGGTGGCCCTGGATCGCCTGCTCCGCGATCCTTCCTCGCGGTGGTGGGGGTCGGAGGGCCACGACGCCGTCATCGCAGACGCCCTCAAGGAGGCCCACGAGGTCCTGACCCGCCGGCTCGGATCCGACCGATCGAGGTGGACGTGGGGACGGCTCCACACGATGCGCTTCGTCCACCCGCTCGGGCGCGTGTGGGCGCTGTCGTGGATCTTCAACGCGGGCGCCCCACCGACGGGCGGCGACCTCTTCACGGTCAATAACGGCGGCTTCGCCGAGGACACGTTTTCGCAGATCATCGTGGCATCCTATAGGCAGGTCATCGACGTGGGCGACTGGGACCGATCGGTCGCGATCCACACGACCGGACAGAGCGGTCTGCCGTTTCATCGCCACTACAAAGACTTCGCGTCGCTGTGGGCGACGGGGGGCTACCATCCGATGCTCTTCTCCCGTCCTCGCATCGAAGAGGAAGCCGAAGGCACGTTGACGATCACGCCCTAGTGCACGTGGGAGGTGACACCAATGACGGACCAGGAACTCAGCGACCACAAGCGCAGGGTCGCCGGCGTCTACAACCTGGCGTCCTCCGGCTACGACCGGTCGCCCCTGCGGTTTTTCCGGCTGGTCGCCTCGCGTCTGGTAGAGCTGGTAGACATGCAGCGCGGCCAGCAGATTTTAGATGTGGCGACGGGTACGGGAGCCGCCGCCTTGGCCGCGGCACGCCGGGTGGGGCCCACCGGCCGCGTGACAGGTGTCGACATCGCGACGGAGATGCTGGCGCAGGCCCGACGCAACGTCGCCGCTACCGACCTTTCGAACGTCGACCTGCAAGAGGCCGATGCGGAAGCGCTACCTTTCCAAGCCCGTACCTTCGATGCGGTGATCTGCGCCTCGTCCATCTTCTTTCTCCCCGAGATGCAGGCCGGTCCTCGGGAATGGACCCGAGTCGTCAAGCCGGGCGGGCGCGTCGGGTTCTCGGCGTTCGGAGCGACCGCGTTCCAGCCTCAGTCCGATCTCTTCGAAGCCCGCATCCGCGGCTACGGGATTTCGCTTCCGCCGCAGAAACGGCCGTTCGGCTGGCAACGATTGACCGACCCGGGACAGTGCCGGATGTTATTG includes:
- a CDS encoding methyltransferase domain-containing protein, producing MTDQELSDHKRRVAGVYNLASSGYDRSPLRFFRLVASRLVELVDMQRGQQILDVATGTGAAALAAARRVGPTGRVTGVDIATEMLAQARRNVAATDLSNVDLQEADAEALPFQARTFDAVICASSIFFLPEMQAGPREWTRVVKPGGRVGFSAFGATAFQPQSDLFEARIRGYGISLPPQKRPFGWQRLTDPGQCRMLLEGAGLRDIQVTTEQLGYHFASAGEWWEFAWGSGFRGPLSQLSAADLERFKAEHLSEVSALATDRGIWFDVAVIFATGRVPPE
- a CDS encoding penicillin acylase family protein, giving the protein MRRFLAIFVILLILVVLAGVGTGAVVVWRTFPRINGHLAVPGLDAPVGIIRDRWGIPHLYAQNVHDLFFAQGYVHAQDRLWQMDFNRRVPSGRLSELFGEVTLPSDRFLRTIGMRRAAEEERARLDPASAAVLAAYAAGVNAWISQHRSGLPIEFALLRYRPDLWTPTDTLAFGKLLAWTLGGNWRYQLLRAQLIARFGVEGMRFLIPPYSPDAPVIIPRGSRYGSWRTTALLQLLDAGGLPSGIGSNNWVLGASRTATGHPLLANDPHLEAQMPAIWYEMHLVGGPYNVTGATLPGVPGVVIGHNADIAWGVTNAFPDVQDLYIEQFHPTDPARYLYRGRWEPARVIREAIGVRGRRDPVVETVRITRHGPIINDVVGGLGAFLALRWTALEPGTVTASLLGLDRARTWDEFRAALRLWTVPAQNFVYADRKDNIGYQLPGRIPIRAKGDALVPVPGWTGDYEWVGEIPFDRLPSVPRPPRGYIVTANNRIVSDSYPFFLTQEWGPGFRAARIESLLAPLRRATIADMQAIQLDAMSLPGREIVRALAGLRTTQEPAAGMLAELLSWDGVLRSDSRPAAIYEAFRIALVPRVFKDILGDDLYKQYIERPEAWQVALDRLLRDPSSRWWGSEGHDAVIADALKEAHEVLTRRLGSDRSRWTWGRLHTMRFVHPLGRVWALSWIFNAGAPPTGGDLFTVNNGGFAEDTFSQIIVASYRQVIDVGDWDRSVAIHTTGQSGLPFHRHYKDFASLWATGGYHPMLFSRPRIEEEAEGTLTITP